A window of the Flavobacteriales bacterium genome harbors these coding sequences:
- a CDS encoding AAA family ATPase: protein MASRSERALLYGPPGCGKTFIAEKFAEEAGLNFRYVKPSDLASIYVHGTQEKIGELFKDARETHRPCCSSMNWMP from the coding sequence ATGGCATCCCGATCCGAACGGGCTTTGCTTTACGGACCACCAGGGTGTGGGAAGACGTTCATTGCTGAGAAATTCGCTGAAGAAGCTGGACTCAATTTCAGGTATGTCAAACCATCTGACCTGGCGAGCATTTATGTCCATGGAACGCAAGAGAAGATCGGAGAGCTGTTCAAGGATGCAAGGGAAACGCACCGACCGTGTTGTTCTTCGATGAACTGGATGCCATGA
- a CDS encoding protein kinase: MYQRGERISPDLTVQFHIKSGANADTYRVRNEEGSLFFMKVFHRDRMEADEFTENGLIREVEMLRALKHQTITAFVDAGQLDTGNGAKDFLLTTFISGEAVQDRLRRELTIAPMDARRFVLRLLEGLDYLHGAKGAISHNEVTNQNVMLDLSGSLPESVLIDFGHARYKAEGPWRPKQGHDPYYLAPECFDGESGPSADVFAAGVLYYHMLFGIPPWYLNISQYQAQRSDIHSALARKGRTS; this comes from the coding sequence ATGTATCAACGCGGCGAACGGATATCCCCGGACCTTACTGTCCAGTTCCACATTAAGAGCGGCGCGAACGCCGATACCTATCGGGTCCGGAATGAAGAGGGTTCCCTCTTCTTCATGAAGGTCTTCCATCGCGACAGGATGGAAGCCGATGAATTCACTGAAAACGGGCTGATCCGTGAAGTGGAAATGTTGCGTGCATTGAAGCACCAGACGATAACCGCGTTTGTCGATGCCGGTCAACTTGATACGGGCAACGGGGCCAAGGATTTCCTATTGACAACCTTCATTAGCGGGGAGGCCGTGCAGGATCGGTTGAGGCGGGAACTTACCATCGCTCCTATGGATGCTCGTCGCTTTGTCTTGCGGCTCCTTGAAGGTCTGGATTATTTGCATGGAGCAAAGGGAGCCATCAGTCACAATGAAGTGACCAATCAGAATGTGATGCTGGATCTATCTGGGTCCTTACCGGAGTCCGTACTCATTGACTTTGGTCATGCACGGTACAAAGCAGAAGGACCTTGGCGGCCGAAACAAGGACACGATCCTTACTACCTCGCTCCTGAGTGCTTTGACGGCGAGAGCGGTCCATCGGCTGATGTGTTCGCGGCTGGAGTGCTGTATTATCATATGCTCTTCGGTATTCCTCCTTGGTACCTGAACATCTCCCAATACCAAGCGCAGCGTAGTGATATCCACTCAGCACTTGCAAGGAAAGGAAGAACAAGCTGA
- a CDS encoding Hsp70 family protein, producing MENGQPVIRKSDLQHDTIPSCVGWNRKGVLMVGDTSLNQLQSDRLRSLSNWKIENNIFIEFKRTMGADKGYKPASVEKEFSSEELSAEVLKKLKSFVQDENVHAAVITVPAKFGANQLDATGRAARLAGFDQYELLQEPLAACMAYGLGNTEKNGRWVVFDFGGGTFDTALVKATDGLLKVLDTEGDNYLGGKNLDYAIVDEVIIPYLRETYSLDDVLEDPDKLGLLRDAMKRYAEIAKIQLSFKPEHRLLSELGEIPLKDAEGNDVELDLVLTRDRLSEVIGPVYQRAIDMTKALLARNHVEHSALSAVILVGGPTYSPILRDMMTQM from the coding sequence ATGGAGAATGGGCAACCGGTCATTCGGAAGTCCGACCTTCAACATGACACCATACCATCCTGTGTCGGATGGAATCGTAAGGGTGTGTTGATGGTAGGTGATACATCGCTGAATCAGCTTCAAAGCGACAGGTTGCGCTCGCTTTCGAATTGGAAGATAGAGAACAACATTTTCATCGAGTTCAAGCGGACCATGGGTGCTGACAAAGGGTACAAACCGGCGTCGGTGGAGAAGGAATTCAGTTCCGAAGAACTCTCTGCCGAGGTTCTAAAGAAGCTGAAGAGCTTCGTGCAGGACGAGAATGTGCATGCTGCAGTGATCACCGTCCCAGCCAAGTTCGGGGCGAACCAGTTGGATGCCACGGGTAGAGCGGCCAGACTGGCGGGTTTCGATCAGTATGAATTGCTGCAAGAACCCCTTGCCGCCTGCATGGCCTATGGCTTAGGCAATACAGAAAAGAATGGTCGATGGGTGGTCTTTGACTTCGGGGGCGGCACCTTTGACACCGCATTAGTGAAGGCAACGGACGGGCTCCTTAAAGTGCTCGATACTGAGGGGGACAATTACCTCGGTGGTAAGAACCTGGATTACGCCATCGTGGATGAGGTGATCATTCCCTACCTGCGGGAGACCTATTCCTTGGATGATGTGCTTGAAGATCCCGACAAATTGGGGCTGCTTCGCGATGCCATGAAGCGTTATGCAGAGATCGCCAAGATCCAATTGTCCTTCAAGCCAGAACATCGTTTGCTATCCGAGCTAGGCGAAATCCCATTGAAGGATGCTGAGGGCAACGATGTGGAACTTGATCTTGTGCTTACCAGGGACCGGCTCAGCGAAGTGATTGGACCGGTTTACCAGCGAGCCATAGACATGACCAAGGCTCTATTAGCTCGTAACCATGTGGAGCATTCAGCATTGAGCGCTGTTATCCTGGTGGGCGGTCCGACTTATTCGCCCATTCTTCGCGATATGATGACGCAGATGTGA